The DNA segment ACACCAAAGGACAGATCCAGTCCTATGTTTTTGATGGTATGTTTTGAGATCTATGTTCTGTAATTGTTGCCATGGAAAGATGAGGAGCTTGTGGACGAAGTAGTATAAGCTTGACTTCATTTTTTCCCTTCATAATCTACCCGCAACATAAGAAGTACGAAAGGGCGGAAAAGAGGGAGGGGGTTGAAAAAGTGTCATAGACTTGGAGAACAATGGGGTGGAAATCTGTGTAGTGATTGGCAAGCTGTCTTTTTGCTTAACCTAATCTATCGACGCATCTTTACAGGCTTTTCTCAGTATCAGTATTTGTGTTCCTGCTAATGTTGATATTATATGCcatgtcattttttttttttgggggggggggaggaggggggggggagggttgGATATTAATTGTTCGAAATGGTAAGTAGCTGTGGTGGCTTCTCTGGTGGTCATCTTGGGCTTCGTGactgtcatatatatatatatatatatatatatatatatatatatatatatatatatatatatatatatcttttttcTAATAAAAATGAAATCTTTGTATCCAAGTAATGTTTTCTTGCTATGTAGCGCAATGACTTTTTTATACTGAGCTTGAGGTATAACGTCTGTCAAATCTCCTTTTTAGTTATAAGGGCCAGTGTGCCACGATTGGGGTTGGATGCTGCATTTGAGCAGAAGAACGAAATTGCTAAAGCGGTAGAGGAAGAACTTGAAAAGGTTATATGATTCTTGCCTTAAAGACCAATTCACTGTTTCGCTCTCTTTTCATTTTAATTATGCtaaaattcttttcctttttccttaaaAATTGCAGGCTATGTCTGCTTATGGGTATGAGATTGTGCAGACCCTCATTGTGGATATAGAGCCAGATCCCCATGTCAAGAGGGCAATGAATGAGATTAATGCTGGTAAGGGCGAATTACATCTGAAGATAATTTGTTCGTCAATTGGATATCTGAATTTTAAGTGCTTGCGACAACATTGAGCTAATCATGTTCTTCTTGTTTCTTGTTCCTTTTTCACGAAAGGTGGTTGCATTGCCTAGACAATGACTGCATGCAATATTCTTTTCAGAAACCGTAACTATTTTTTTGTCATCTATTGCCTAGTGGTGCATGTGATTGTTCTGATACACCTTTGCTGGTGACAACAGCTGCAAGACTACGTGTTGCTGCGAATGAGAAGGCCGAAGCAGAGAAAATATTGCAGATCAAGAGAGCTGAAGGAGAAGCTGAATCCAAGTATTTATCAGGGCTTGGCATTGCTCGACAGCGTCAAGCCATTGTGGATGGTCTTCGAGACAGTGTGCTTGCTTTCTCAGAGAACGTGCCTGGAACAACAGCGAAAGATGTGATGGACATGGTTCTTGTTACTCAATATTTTGATACGATGAAGGAGATTGGAGCTACTTCCAAGTCATCTGCTGTGTTTATTCCCCATGGACCAGGTGCGGTCAAAGACGTTGCTTCTCAAATCCGCGAGGGTCTTCTTCAGGCTGAAAGTATTCAGCATTAGTTTAAAAAAGACTTAAGGATAATTGATAGTCATGTGTGATTTGTTGCCTTTAGTTCAGTGTTGATACGGTTGCTTTACGTGTGTTCGTGCTTATAGAATCCATAGATTGATACATGCCCCCTTTGGTTTTACCATCTGGTTTATAGGTTGTTTATCAACTATGCTGACAAACGAAGTTTTGCAGTTGATTATATTGCTATAAGATGTGTCTCTAGGCATTTTTAGGTATTTCCTTACGGAGAGTAAATATATCATTTACCTAGCCTATATTAGCTGCTAGTAATTGAATTACCCAAAAGTTCCCTCCTATTCCGCCTTCCTTCTTATTTTGTATTGTACATTTTTCGCCTTTGTTTTGGCAGACATCTAACTTTCAACTATTCCATGGTTCTTACATATAACTTCTTAATTTATTTAGAAGTAATTTACGACACCTTTATTTCCTAGTTATAACGAAAGAGGATACAACTGGTTGGTCCAGCATATTCTTGAAATAAATTCGAAACGAAAGATGGTTACATTTTTCACATAATCTCCTCTCTTATAAGTAGGCTAAAAAATCGAACAGAGTTCTTTTTGTAGCACTTGGCTCCTCTTCTTATTTATTCttatattttttctaatttatttcTTGTAATGATTGAGTTAACCAATTCAAGCACAATCAATAATCCTTATAGCTTCTGTTTCATTCTTTCTTCCCAAGCGTTGGAATTCTGATCTGTATATTTTGTGGCAATAATAAGCAAAGCAAGAGAGGAAGTTTGTTGAAGCTTGAGTGAGGAGATAAGTACAGTAATGATCATGCTTTTATCATGTCTAGGTTCGATCCCTCCAACAAAAGAACAAATTAGCTATTTGaataaattaaaagttaaatCTTGTCAGAGTAAATTGAACACGACATATTTCCCAGAAAGATTTGGCTTTTCCAATGTAGTGAGAAGGAGAGGAGGCCTCTCCATTTGCGTAGTGCAACCTAATGAATGACGCTTGAAGTGGTACTCTAATAATTTGCTGTTTTCACAAGAATTAGGTGTTGGGAGAAGAAATGATGATGATCAATATTCAAGTGGTATTCCTACTAATAATTTGCTGTTTTCACAAGAATTGGGTGTTGGCATAAGAATTAATGAAGAtcaattttgtattttctttattcaCAGAAAGAGTTCGGCTCCTCCGTGAGATGCTCAATATATTTCTCAAACCCTTAGACCGTTCATTCCATCTGCAAACCTCAGTAAGCCTAAAAATCTCTTTAAACAGGCTAGCTAATGAGAATTGAGAAACAACAAAAATTGCAGGAGTAGCGAAAAGAATAAGCCGTCCCTAACTCAAGGCATCACACCTTAACATACATTTCAGAAGTCAATTCATATAGGAAACCGAGATATCACCGCTATAAGGTCAGGTAGACTAGCTAGATTTTCCCATTCCAACTACAACATTAAAGAGATGGAGGCATACCAATCCAATGGATAACAATATAGCCTCAGAAATTCTCAAGCAAGAAAAAAATGACATGGATGATGATCTTCAAAAATTGATGCTTTTAATTGGACTAAAATCTCGAGCAGAAACCTCTCAAGTGTTTAGGGATAAGGGACACCCATCATCAGTTTCAAAAAAGGGGGAATAAGAATGTACGAACTCAAAATGACAAGACGTTGGTTGAAGCAACCACCCTAGAATTATTTTTACAGTCCAGAACCACCAAATAAATTGCCACAAACAAGTCTTCTAACTAGAACCCCGTGTCTATAGGTCATTGTCCTATGGCTTGAGAGCCAAGGCCAGTCCAAACTTGGCACTTTTGTCAACAGCTTTGGTGTCCACTTCTCCTGAGATGGTGAAGAGTGACTTTGGACGCCACTCATGTTGGATCAGAGCATTTGCCTTGCCAAGGTTGTTAACCCTTGCCTTCACAGTGGTCAAAGGATCCAATTGATGCTGAGTTCCGACAGTGATGGTGTTCTCGTTGGTAGAGAAGCTATGTGTCACCTCAGCGCCAACAGCAGTCATGGTCAGGGGACTGACTATGTGGTAGTATGATGCACTCAAAGAGTCTCCCTTGTCATTCCTAATACAAAAACATATGGAAAAGTAAGCCAATCAGCACTGAATTACAAATTTGTAACACATCTTAAATGCTCGAGCAGAGCATAGAGACCAGGTTGACATGTTAAATACACCCAACTTGAGAAATATACAGTCAATTCTCAAGAGAGATATCCTACATTAGCAAAAACTGCTCACAGATTCAAAGAAGCAATGAGGTCGGTATTTGTGAAGCTCAAGCCTGCATTACACTTGGTGATAGCTCCGACCTTGGTGTCAAAGGATACATCAGTTCCCAGAGAGAGCAGATTAGTTCCCACAACACCAGAGAAGTTGACAATGGGGTTAGCTGTCAACCCAAGACTGGTGCTAATCCCAGCATAGTCATGCAAATATTGAACTTCCAGCTGTCACGACCaaaacaaataacaaaataaGCAGCAGCAATACAAATCGACTCTTTCTTATTTCTATCATAACATTTGATAGCAAACAGAGCTTAAAGGAAATAGCTGTTTACCTTTGCAGAACTATGATCAGGAATTCTGAAGCTAAGAATTGTTTTCAACCCAGGGGCAGCTTCATCAACCGTAACAGTTGCCAAAAGCTAGCGTTGAAGACAAAATCAAGTCAGATTACGATATGTGTGATGGCAGATATctcaagaagaaaaagacaaataaATTCGTGGTATATACATTAGAAAACCAATCTATAATTGATCAAAGAAAGTTTTTAACGCTTGCAGTATCTGTCTCTGTTTGGGTTGTTGAAGGCACTTGTTGACTCATAGCTAAAGGCCAGATGTACAAGGATCATTGTCAGTAAAAACGATTGTCCCAAGACCAAGACTAGAAGAACAGACCACAACAGTAAGAGGCATATATATCAACTTAAAAGGGAGTAAGCAGAAGTGCTCACATTTGAGTTTGTGTCTACTTTTATATCTGTTGTAACATTCTTGTTCTTCAATTGAGTGTTAACATCAGCCAGAAACAGATCACCTTTCTTCAGTCCTGATGATGTAATAGCCTACAAAAGATGAAGAGGTTTAAGTTGCAGAACAAATTGTAAGAAAATAGGATAACAAAGTACACAGATAAATATCTCCACATATTTCAGTGAGTTTATAAGCACTAGTGCACGAGAAATTTGCAACTAGAATCAAACTAAAGCACGGTTTTGTTGCAAAATGGACGGTAGCAATCAGCTTGAAGCTAGAGGTTACTATCATTTCCTTCATATCAGGACATAGGATGAgaaaacaccaaaattccaaaGTTCAGCAAGCACAAAAGATAGCAAGTGTATCAGATAAGATATCACTACTCGAGTAACTATGAGAACAGAAAAAAGTGCTTTGAATTTCTACACATTAATCATCCACGTTATCCTTTGGTTCGCAGGAAGTTACACACGAATTATAGTGTGGGGAGATGATGTTTATTGTTAAATTGGACAGAAGTTTGTTTCATTGGCATGTCCATTAATTCAATATGGTTTCTCTATGTGATTAAAAATAACTAGTAATATTTAAAATCATCAATTTAAATTATCTCAAATAAAGAATAATTTCAAgacaaaatttaatattttaaaattttctttataaTTCGAAAACCGGTATACAAAGGCTAGTTGAAACAAATGAGAGCAAGAGTTGGTTAGCTAAAAGTAACAGTCTAAACGACTTTTTAAACATGATATGCTCTAATACAAGTATTGTAATACGCTTATTGTTGTCCACAACTGAATTTGGAATTGAATTCAGTATAAACATCAATTACCACATAACTAATGCAAATACTATCAACATGGAAACCAATAATGACAACAAACACCTACAATACGGACAATATGTAGAAAACAATgctccgtaatgtcgaatattaTACTGCATGTCGGTGAATAATTCAAAACCATACATGGATACAGGTGTCTATGTGAATTCActcatgaaaaaaaaaaagtaaatgtCAGCGAATTTATATTTAGTTAATACACAGAAAGAAAATCAACAGAGTCAAATTTTCCTATCATTGAACAGCCGCTGTCCAATGTGATGAATCACACAATAACATACGGATATATAGAAAAGAACTCTAGTTGAATCAGGATAAAGAACAGATCCTCATCAAACTAAAGAGAAAACTCACAACTCCAGTAGGTGAGTAGGTAGTAATTGCGAATTTGTGGTCAGTCTGGTAGTCCCTGTACAGAAGATCTGTTCAACACAATACACAAAGACAACATCACCAAAAGAAACAACAAATCACAAACcaaataaatgaaatcaataCAGCATTTCATTTATCGAGCAGAAAAACTTAATTAAAAAAACTATATACAACTGCCACTACCTAGGACATGTATATACCTACATACCTGAAACTTGCACCCAATCATACTAACATATATGTAAAAACTTCATCAAAATATTTAGAGATACCTATACATATTAAAACACACACTCACTGGTTGCATATTCTAGATCCTATCTCCTCGCTGAATTAGCTTGAACTCGtactcactctctctctctctctctctctctctctctctctctctctctctctctctctctctatatatatatatatatatatatatatatatatatatatatatatatatgaaactgCCTTTAAGCTACATATTGTGTCCTTTAACATTTTTGCATTTGCTTACATTTAGGACTTAGGATATATAATTTGTTTCAAATTCCAGATCGGCCTCTCAACCAATTATCTCCAACTCGAACTATACACACACAGAAAATGTGTGCAAACTAATTCCAAATTCTAGATCCACTTGACTGTAAAATTTTCATAAGAGGATAAAGCAAAGAGGAGGAAATAGAAACGAACCTCGGGCCCTCTTGCCGATATCGGAGTAAAGTCCAGGTCCCTTGCCCATGTTTCAATCTAAAatcgaagaagaaaagaaaataaagctcTGTAGCTATGGAGAAACAGAGTGAAAATGTGGGGAGGTGGGATTATATATAATCGCAACAAGCCCTAATTTGTATG comes from the Nicotiana tabacum cultivar K326 chromosome 14, ASM71507v2, whole genome shotgun sequence genome and includes:
- the LOC107826412 gene encoding hypersensitive-induced response protein 1 — its product is MGQALGCIQVDQSTVAVKEHFGKFDEVLEPGCHCLPWCLGYQVPGYLSLRVQQLDVRCETKTKDNVFVTVVASIQYRALAENAADAFYKLSNTKGQIQSYVFDVIRASVPRLGLDAAFEQKNEIAKAVEEELEKAMSAYGYEIVQTLIVDIEPDPHVKRAMNEINAAARLRVAANEKAEAEKILQIKRAEGEAESKYLSGLGIARQRQAIVDGLRDSVLAFSENVPGTTAKDVMDMVLVTQYFDTMKEIGATSKSSAVFIPHGPGAVKDVASQIREGLLQAESIQH
- the LOC107826411 gene encoding mitochondrial outer membrane protein porin of 34 kDa; protein product: MGKGPGLYSDIGKRARDLLYRDYQTDHKFAITTYSPTGVAITSSGLKKGDLFLADVNTQLKNKNVTTDIKVDTNSNLLATVTVDEAAPGLKTILSFRIPDHSSAKLEVQYLHDYAGISTSLGLTANPIVNFSGVVGTNLLSLGTDVSFDTKVGAITKCNAGLSFTNTDLIASLNLNDKGDSLSASYYHIVSPLTMTAVGAEVTHSFSTNENTITVGTQHQLDPLTTVKARVNNLGKANALIQHEWRPKSLFTISGEVDTKAVDKSAKFGLALALKP